The Thermoflexus sp. region GAACGGGAGACTTCCCTTAAGCCAGCGGGTTTTCCGTTGTGCGGCCTGCGGGCTGGAGGTGGATCGGGATCTCCACGCGGCCATCCACCTCCGCAATTACGGATTGGCTGTCCTAAACAGCCCTACCGGGAGTTCCCCGGGAGGTGACGCCGGTCGCGGGGTCCCCAGCCGGTCGAAGACCGGCTGGGGTGCCCCCGATCCCTCTGGCGGCGGAACGGGCAAAAGCCCGGTCGACGCGCCACGGGTCGAGGAAGCCGGAAGTGGCCGGTCATGGATTTCGCCCCGTGGAGTGAAATAAATGACGACGAGCCACAGAACGGTTTTGCAGGACAACGGTCCCCGACGACATCATCTCCGCCTGCATTTCCAACAGCCTAAGTCCCCTTCGCGCCGGGCTTCGCTCTCCTATGTGAACACCGGCCCCAGCTCCAGCACAAAGCCCGGAAGCTCCGGGTCCAGGGACACCGCCTCCACCCCCTCATACCGCTCCACCCGCCCCCCCGGCCGATACACCTCCACCACCCGCCCATAGGGATCAATCAGCACCCCCAGCCGCGCCCCGTTCGCCACATACACCCCCATCTTCTCCCGCAGCTCCCCCACCCCCTGCGACGCCGACCGCACCTCAAACACCACGTCCGGACACAACGGCCCGAAACCCTCCCGCTCCTCCGGACGCAGCCTCTCCCACCGCTCCCGCGACACCCACGAAGCATCCGGGGAAAACAGCGAACCGTCCGGAAGCCGAAAACCCGTCGAGGAATCAAACACCACCCCCAGACCAGTGCGCTCGTTCCATCGTTCTAACTGGTAGGCCACCTTCAGGCTGCGCCGTCCGCTCTCTCCGCCCGTCGGGGTCACGATCAGCCTCCCGTCCGCGGTGCGCTCGAATTGATACCCCGGGTTCCGCTCCGACAGCTCCCGCAGCTCCTCGTCCGTCACCCGATGCAACAGGTCCAGCCGGATCCCCATCCCCCACCTCCCCCGCATCCGGGATCTCCTGAGGATCATTATACGGGAGAATCGACGGGCGAGCGGCAAAACGACTCCCATCCTGCATGGATACGAGATCCACCGTGGGGGTTCCCGCTGGCCGTGTCCC contains the following coding sequences:
- a CDS encoding Uma2 family endonuclease; the encoded protein is MRGRWGMGIRLDLLHRVTDEELRELSERNPGYQFERTADGRLIVTPTGGESGRRSLKVAYQLERWNERTGLGVVFDSSTGFRLPDGSLFSPDASWVSRERWERLRPEEREGFGPLCPDVVFEVRSASQGVGELREKMGVYVANGARLGVLIDPYGRVVEVYRPGGRVERYEGVEAVSLDPELPGFVLELGPVFT